The genomic segment TTAAACAAATAATCACTCCTTTTTTAATATTTAGTACTGTGTAAACTTCTTGATTTTTCATTCTTTTTTTTTGGAAAATATTCTCCTACTCTATTTTAGCGTAATTTACTAAAATTTAATTTCTAATTTTAAATCTTTATCCTTCAACATAAACTTAGCACCTTCGAAAGTTGGTGGCGCAAAAGCCATTACATTATTCGATGCTCCATAGTCTTCTAAAGGCATTCCATTAGATTTAAAATCCATTTTACCATTGTTATTTTTATCATGGTAACAAGTAATTGCATATTCTCCAGAAGGAACATTTTCGAAAACCACTGTTGTTTTTCCGTCTTTAATTTTACTTTCTTTACCT from the Polaribacter cellanae genome contains:
- a CDS encoding DUF2141 domain-containing protein, coding for MKFLLSILVVAMLSITNSITAQNKKITVTINNITSDKGKVGFALFNKDNFMKTPIQGKESKIKDGKTTVVFENVPSGEYAITCYHDKNNNGKMDFKSNGMPLEDYGASNNVMAFAPPTFEGAKFMLKDKDLKLEIKF